TCTGTGAATCTTCCTTCACTGTATCATTCTACGTTCCTAAAAAGAACCAGCCTGATCCAGCTCCGTCGGAGAATCTCCACATTCAGAAATGGAACTCTAGGTACGTGGCCGTGAGACAATTCAGTGGATTCGTGTCTGATGATAGCATAGGAGAACAAGCGGCGGCGCTAGACTCGAGCCTCAAAGGTACGGCTTGGGCTAATGCAATAGCgaaaagcaaagaagacgGTGGTGTTGGGTCGGATTCAGCTTACACGGTCGCTCAGTATAACTCACCCTTCGAGTTCTCCGGTCGGGTCAATGAGATTTGGTTACCGTTCGAGCTCGATGTTTAAGCTCTGCTTAGTGAACCCTTTTTCTATacatttgaataaaataagagGTTAATCTGTAAAGTGCAAACCTTTTTTCTGATACAAATTTTGCAGAAACAGGGGAATTTGATGAAATGAGATTGAACAATTTGCCCTGATACCAAAGAAACAGATGactaaagacaaaaaaaaaatctcaggGCACTCGAGTTAAGTATCCCTAAAGAGATCTCTAaacatatttaataaaaatcagGGAGGTTCAAAAACAGAATCCTCTCTAGTCTCTTCTACTTACTACCAGTAACTGTAAGTTCTATCCTGATCCTGACCATTGTTAAATTCTGGGTTAGTCTCGTAATTTACATACATACTCTGATCGTAATAATCATGGGGCGGATACGGTGCTGGAATAGGATATAGTGATGGTGTTGCGTCCAGCACGACCGtgttgttgtgatttgtttcttgctCCACGAAATACCGGGTTTCGGGTTTGGTACCTGAGAACATTCTGCAAGCGACAGTGTTGTGTGGCGATGGCTCTACGTTGTGGTATACGTTGTTGAAGATGGcgaaaggagaagaagagtctaCGACGTGGCAAACATCTGTGTAGTCTATGGTGCTGAAAGAGTCTCTGGTTGATTCTGTGGTGAAAGAAGCCTCGTCTGAGCTTGTGAAGAGAGACCATTCGCTTGATGATGACTCTGTGTTCTTGTGATCCGCTCTCGGTTTGAAGCGGTTAACAGGTTTCCTCTGTTCCTTCATCTCGTTTCTTGGTTGCGAATGGTGAACCGGAGCTTTTCCATTGTGCTCTCCTCTTTGAGGACGTGGATACGATCTgcaaaaaatgtattttaagaATCCATGACCTCGGAATGCAGAAAAAACCATTATAAGTTCCAAACCggtattttattttcttacctcATGTAGAACAACATGTAAGCTCCTTCTGACATAACTTGAGTCATTGGCACTGGATGAATCtgcagaaaaaagaaatttgcaTATGTTCATAAACCGTTTGGCTTGTCGCATAATGGAAGAGGAGGATGAAACTAGTTTACCTCTGAATCATCGATTCTGTACCAATTCCCTCTCAAATCTTTGACATACGAAATGTAGTGACCCGAGAAAGATGCGTTGAGAGTATCCAAGTGAACTATGACGGCGTAAAGCATATAAAGCGGAGGAACGTCTCCGGTTCTTGTCATGAAAGGAATCATGTCTAGCATTTCAGGAAAACTTatacatttgtttattttcccGTATCTTCCTTCCTGCATacacaaaagttttaaaagtattttcaattttttttctaaagacaacaacaacccaAGAGTAATATTTCGAGTCATCTTTAAAAGTAATTGATACCTGGAATCGCTTAAGAACAATTGTGAGAATGTTTGGTGCTTCATGAATGCTCAATTCTTTCCTCGCTCTAACATATCCAGCGCACCTTTTTAAACACATTTTCACAATATTACAGTCTTGTTTCAATACCACAAAAGGACAAgtaatttggtttttggatcTAACCTGCTGCATCTATACATGTTTTCTCCGTCGAGATCTTCCGGTCTAGTAAACTGAGTCAAGGCATCTTGAAGAGATTCTACCCAACCGTATATCTCTAATGTGAGATCCATTATATTCTCGTATCTTTCTGATTCATGATCACACCTCAGGCATTTAACCTGGTTTTCCAGAGAAAGACGGGAGCAGAAACAATGAGAATGTGTAAAGTCAAAGTAGAGATAGATCATGAGCTAGGAGATTAAAACACCTTTGAGCGGAGACGTCCACCAAACATATGTTGAACTAAGGTTGTTTCTTGCAGTCTCGGATCCACTTTAGTCTCACCTCCAAGTCTCTCCAAACATATGGATTGCATAGAGGCAACCAAAAGCCTACATTTAAGTCAAAAGAATATCGTAATTTCATGAGATTTCAACATAGACGGAGAGATATAATCACATTATGTAGAAAGGATACACAGATATCTTGAAGGACTATGAAGAAAAACCTTAAGAACTCATGAGCATCTTCCTGACTCCCATCACCAATCTGACAATTTATACTTCGCATGTGTGAGAGAATTCTGCTAGCAGAAAGTGGACCTCCGGATTCTCTTAGCATCATTACATGTTGCTCAAGTTCACACATAAGGCACCAATCTTTCCCAGAACCTATAGCGAAAGAATAACATAGTTTAGTCAGACGAAGTAAACTAAATCTGCAAAACTTTATGCTACGAGATTAATTGGGAAAAGCATTACATGATCTTGAATGTGATCGTCGAAGCAAATAAGCAACGAGTGGTTTTGTACATGTTAAGGATTGCAAAACAGCGTTCGCATAGCAActggagaagaaagatgatagTAAATTTAGAAAGTATATAAATCAGTAAggacatatatacaaaatggaTCTTGCTATTATAAAAGCAATCCTTAATTCTGTAGATTAACAGAATGAAAAGTAATTGAGACAATACCTGTTTCCACAATTTACAAGCCCCCTAGGTGATAAATCAAACACTTCACACTGAAAGAATTTAAGAAATTCCTCGTATGGAAAAAGCATCTGAAACATAATAGTTATTGACTCAGAAAAGTAGGAAACTAAAGATACAAATTGAAATAGTAAAGAGACGATAATATCACCAGGGAACTAACTTTCAGGTTCTTATATCGATCATCATGCTTTGTAGAATTTCTTAAACCCATCATCTTCATTATTCCCATCGTTGAGGAGATGCCATTGCTTTCTTCACTGATGCCAGTATCCTTAGACCGAACAGTCTCTGGATTATAGATACAAACATGAGACACTCAACAAAAGAATTCTAAGGTCGAAGCAAAAGTCAGGGACGCTCACTTGATACTGCAGCGACTTGCCCCTTCTTACTTGTCTCTGTGCATGACTGTTCTCCAGATTTGTTAATACCTGTTCTGGGCAGTGTTGCAGTTCTGGTCCCTATTTAATTCAATCCACATTAGAAGATGCAAATCTCAATCTGAATATAGAGTAACTTTTATTAGCTTATGTTATGGTATTAGGCCTCACCGTTTGAAGGATATTGTGTGTTTGGACAACCAAAAGAGCTTCTGACTCCCAAATTGTTTTCGTGTTTGTGACTTTCCTGCATACCACTTACAAAAGATTGTCCATTCATTTGCACAGCAGAGCTGTCAACAGAATGCCTTCTAGGATTTGTTTCTGCAGCATAACTGTTGCCTCTCGACTGCAAGCAAAATCACCAGGTTTAAATTCAAGCACAGTTTTGACTTTTGGCAAGTAAGCACAACAGATTTACTTCTGTTATTTAATACAGGGAGAAAAATAGTTCAAGAACTGGTTAGTGCTTACCTTATGTTTTATGTGACTCGTCTTGTTATCGCCACCAGCAGAAGCAGCTTCATCAGAAGAATCAAACACAGTAGCACTGTCTCTTCTACATGATTCTCGGTTGGCCTTGGAAGAATGTTGTTTTCCTACGCTTTTCCTCCCTTGCGTGTTGATTTGTGGCGTAATATCATTCTGAGAGATACCCAAGCTAGCAAAATCCACAGAGCTTTTTGAAGTCTTTCCCTTTGCTGCCTGCGTAGTATTGTTACTATACATTGTAGAATCCATGCCATGGTCATACAAAACAGAATCTTTCTCGAAGGAAACCCTCTCAGATGACGAAGAGCAAGACTCCACTGGGACACATTCATCTTTGTGAGCTACCCTCCAGTGAATTATTTGACACTTCCCGGAGCTACAAGCGTAAACAATCAAGACATTTATGGGTCAAAATGTCAGCAACTTTCATCGGCAAGAGAGCAtcatataaaaagataaaagagataaaaagaaaaactaagaaacGTTCTGAAATAATAATGACGTGGAAACATACCAGTATCTAACAGATTTACATCTCGAGCAACGTGTCTTAGCAGGACCAAAACACCTTGCACATACATGTAACTCATTATTATTGACAGGAGCCACAACTGTAACCCCACATGTAGCAGTCACGGAATCAGATCTCTGCTCGGCTACAGTTTCTCTCGCACCAGCGTCAAACTCTGCTCTTACAGCACCACCACCAGCAGAAACAGTCTTGGTCCTGGTTCTTTGAGCCCTATTCTCAGTAGCCACACTCTCAAATCTTACACCTCTATCCGCATTAACCACGGTCTCAGCTCTTAAAGCTTCTTCAGCTGCCATCTGAGCCAGCAAGTTAGCCCTTACTCTTTTTTCAGAAATGTTACTCCATTTTCCTAATAAAATGTAAGCTACCACAGGAAGTACAACCAAAACCAGGAACAATATTGGTATGTCCGCTCCCCTTGGTTCAAGCATGTCCTCAGACACGCATTCATGACCCGATCACAGCTCGTGAAAATCCCTTCAAATTACATGAATTCAGATAACCATAATCACACTCCTGATATGCGCCAAGATCTATTTTCAGGTCCAGCTTGTGAAGCTACTGAAGAACTCGGAAGATGGATAGCCCTGCATTTACAAATACCAATAGAATGAGTTCAGTTTATACTCTCATTATTCCATCATATTATACACAGATTCAATAAAGCTCAAGATGGTTTCCAAGGGAAGCCCAATTAAATCTAGTCTCCATTCATAGTTTTTCAACAAAAGCAACAAGAAATTATCTCTTAAGCTCTCAAATCTAACAAACCCCCAAAACTGAATAAAGCATCTCACTGAAGAACCCAAGTCTGCTAAATCCCCGATTCAAAGCAAAGTACTTGAAGATGAGTCTGAAAAATCCCAAATTTCAGGTATAAAACAAATCCTTTTCCAAGGACCTGGTGAGAAACACTCGCGATCCAACTAGTTACCCCAAATCCGTACAGACCTAAGCACATTATTCTACAGAGcagctcaaaaaaaaaaacttctctaACCATAAAATCTGAGGTGCTTGAAAGTCTCCATTGCTCTCGAATCAAAGATTCCAGTACCCACAAACCCTTATAACAGAGTAGCTCAAGAACAAATTTTGACCacgattgaaaaaaaaaactaagacaCAAGTcggaagaaaaaggaaagagccGAACTTTAAGAATAAGAATTTGGGAACATACCTTAATTAACGAGCTGAatacaaaaggaagaaaaaaccctaaatttcttCAGCCTTATCTTTTAGCTTCTCGTCGTCTTGAGAGCTCGGAAATAGATGCTTTGATTCCTCGAATGGGTAAGAAGACACAAACAGTCTCTTtgtctatctctctctttcttctttctaaaacACACTAGTTTCTCTCTCCTCGTCCCGTGTTGTTTATGCTCTTCGTTTTCACACTCCTCGCATACTCTGTCTCTCTCCGTCCTTCAGGATGctgtttttaaataaactaataattaaccaaaaatatagaaagtagattattaataataattttataagcTCATTTTGGgtaataaccaaaatataggTAGACATTTAATAAATTCCGGAATACTATTATTTTATCACACGTAATTATGTAAGcaaattgataaaattattaaatgtaGTTGATTTTTTCCTATTCAAAATACCAGAAAGGAATTCTATACTCCATAAAAATAGTCTTTCATTGTCCTAAAATAATATGTCACATTAAcagtaatatttttattatggGATTTTTACCTTGATACCTTTGGACAGGAACATGTAAGTTTTATAAAGTATGAAAATGACTGTTGACGAAATCTGAAACTATGTAATAATGAATCttctaataattaattttactttttctttatttataaaacgTCACGTAGAatatcagtaaaaaaaaatcgaaagcaattataaaaatcagaaaaggtactaaataacaaaatctgTTATTGTCAAATCAAAAACGAATGGCAAAACACAAGTTCTGTATCTaatacattttctttcaaacaaataacaaatactagaaatatgattttaaaatgtgacaaaaaaaaaaagaaatatgattttaaaacaatttgtttttataaaaaaatggtaagCAAGTTGATGAATAAATCAGTCAAGCTCATCGACGAACGTGGCATGATCTCGTAATAGACATTCGTCACGTGGCGTTTAGCTATTTGATCAAAACATGTCAGACAAAGTGGGTCCTGCATTTTGTACGATTCATCTCAAAAGGTGATATCGAGTCTCACATCTCCAATCCTGACCGTTGGTTTATAACTCTTATTAGACGACTTTCAATAAAAACTTTAGGTGGGTCCCTCGTTTTTAGGGTTGTACTGTCACCACCTTTCAGTTTCAGTGAACGCTGCACGAATTTTAACTACAATTAGACGACTATTTACATTTCGATCCATAACTattttattatcatattttaGACACTCAAGTTTTTAAATTGCCAATTATTCGCTCTTTCGGATTTTTTGTGGATTTGAGATGATCCCTGCTTCAATGGAGGAAGCTCACCAGCTGGAGTCGAGATCCGATGACCTAAGTCAACGGAGAAGCTACTGGAGATGGAGGAAGCAGGATTTTTTCCCGGAATTCTCTTTTCAGAGCTTCTCTACCTACAAATCAGCTCTCTCCGCCACTTGTCCACGCCTCGCCGATCGTCTTCTCTCTCGCTCTTCCGATGCGTACGAGCTCGATGCAGCCCGCCGCGAAAGCGAGAACCCTATGCGTCGTTGTCTCACTTGGTGGGACTTGCTCTGGCTTAGCTTTGGTTCTGTTGTTGGTTCGGGTGTGTTCGTGATCACGGGTCAGGAGGCTCGAGTTGGAGCTGGTCCTGCTGTTGTTCTCTCCTACGCTATCTCTGGTGTCTCTGCATTGCTCTCAGTTCTCTGTTATGCTGAGTTTGGAGTTGAGATTCCTGTCGCTGGAGGTTCTTTCTCTTATCTTAGGGTTGAATTGGGGGATTTTATTGCCTTTATTGCTGCTGGGAATATTCTTCTTGAGGCTATGGTTGGTGCTGCTGGATTAGGGAGGTCATGGTCTTCGTATCTAGCTAGTTTGGTCAAGAATGATTCTGATTATTTTCGGATTAAAGTCGATTCCTTTGCTAAAGGGTTTGATCTTTTGGATCCGGTTGCTGTTGCAGTGCTTTTAGTTGCTAATGGTATTGCCATGACTGGAACAAAGAGGACTTCTTGGTTGAATTTGATTACTTCCATGGTCACTGTTTGTATTATTGTGTTTATCGTCGTTGTGGGGTTTACTCATTCAAAAACCTCAAATTTGGTTCCTTTTTTCCCTTATGGAGCGAAAGGTGTGGTGCAATCTGCTGCAGTTGTCTACTGGTCATACACTGGTTTTGATATGGTGGCTAACATGGCTGAAGAAACCGAGAAACCTTCCAGAGATATTCCAATTGGTTTGGTTGGTTCGATGTCTATGATCACTGTGGTTTACTGTTTGATGGCTCTGGCCTTGACTATGATGGTGAAATACACTGAAATTGATGCGAATGCAGCTTATTCTGTTGCTTTTGCTCAGATTGGGATGAAATGGGCGAAGTACTTGGTTGGTATATGCGCTTTAAAGGGAATGACCACAAGCCTGCTTGTTGGCTCTCTAGGCCAAGCTCGGTACACCACTCAGATTGCTCGGTCTCATATGATTCCTCCATGGTTTGCTTTGGTTCATCCAAAAACAGGAACCCCTATTTATGCTACTCTCCTTGTAACCATACTCAGTTCAATAATATCCTTCTTCACCAGCTTAGAGGTTTTATCAAGCGTTTTCTCCTTTGCTACCCTCTTCATTTTCATGCTCGTGGCAGTAGCATTGCTTGTGAGACGTTACTACGTGAAGGATGTCACTCCTGAGGCCGGTTTGTTGAAGTTTCttggttttctgtttttgataattgCTTCCTCCATTGGAGTATCAGCGCTTTGGAACTCAGGCGTTAAAGGTTGGATCGCTTACACAGTGACTGGAGTTATTTGGTTTATAGGCACTTTAGGGTTGGCATTGCTTCCGAAATATCGTGTTCCTAAGGTATGGGGAGTCCCACTAGTTCCGTGGTTGCCATCGTTTTCAATCGCCATGAATCTATTCCTTATCGGATCACTCGGTTATGTAGCATTCTTGAGATTCATTATCTGCACCATGGTGATGCTTTTGTACTACCTATTCGTTGGTCTTCATGCAACCTATGATGTAGCTCATCAGCCTTTGGAGGAAGCAAAGTTTGAGGGAGAGAGATAAAAGAATCGATCGTAACACTTCACTACGTTTGGTAAATTGTATAAATTCCCTTGTTTTCTGATGTGATTTCAATATTCTTCTATTAAAATGTACAATAATACTATCGATCTTGTTTTCGtgttttctcattcttttcatttttcaatgttGAAACTTATTAACTTGTTGAACTCTGTTGTATTTGTTTCTATCttggaaatttaaaattggAGTTGAATAAGGTGTTCTCAGTTCTCACACCTTTTTATTTAGCTACTTTGTGATTATTATACTTTAATGACCCGAGCTACCGGTAACCCGAATGCACGACCCGGTTAACTTCACCCAAAATTGAATACAACATGATAACTCAAGCCCAAAAAAGCCCATTTAACCGATTTATAAAAGCGGTGCTTCAGACAGATATGTGTTATAAGGAGAAGCCGAGGTTAAAATCCAAAGCGTAAAATCATAGCGAGAAATTTCCTTATTCCTGTGATTttgctgagaagaagaagaatctcgaggaggaagaagaaacaggcGACATGGGAGAACGGAAGGTGCTAAACAAGTATTATCCGCCGGACTTCGATCCTGCGAAGCTTCAACGGCTCCGGCGGCCGAAGAACCAGCAGATCAAGGTTCGTATGATGCTTCCAATGAGTGTCCGATGCGGTACCTGCGGAAACTATATCTACAAGGGAACCAAGTTCAATTCCCGTAAAGAAGACGTCATTGGCGAGG
This sequence is a window from Arabidopsis thaliana chromosome 1 sequence. Protein-coding genes within it:
- the UBP15 gene encoding ubiquitin-specific protease 15 (ubiquitin-specific protease 15 (UBP15); CONTAINS InterPro DOMAIN/s: Zinc finger, MYND-type (InterPro:IPR002893), Peptidase C19, ubiquitin carboxyl-terminal hydrolase 2, conserved site (InterPro:IPR018200), Peptidase C19, ubiquitin carboxyl-terminal hydrolase 2 (InterPro:IPR001394); BEST Arabidopsis thaliana protein match is: ubiquitin-specific protease 18 (TAIR:AT4G31670.1); Has 7942 Blast hits to 7177 proteins in 265 species: Archae - 0; Bacteria - 54; Metazoa - 4137; Fungi - 1242; Plants - 1075; Viruses - 7; Other Eukaryotes - 1427 (source: NCBI BLink).) → MLEPRGADIPILFLVLVVLPVVAYILLGKWSNISEKRVRANLLAQMAAEEALRAETVVNADRGVRFESVATENRAQRTRTKTVSAGGGAVRAEFDAGARETVAEQRSDSVTATCGVTVVAPVNNNELHVCARCFGPAKTRCSRCKSVRYCSGKCQIIHWRVAHKDECVPVESCSSSSERVSFEKDSVLYDHGMDSTMYSNNTTQAAKGKTSKSSVDFASLGISQNDITPQINTQGRKSVGKQHSSKANRESCRRDSATVFDSSDEAASAGGDNKTSHIKHKSRGNSYAAETNPRRHSVDSSAVQMNGQSFVSGMQESHKHENNLGVRSSFGCPNTQYPSNGTRTATLPRTGINKSGEQSCTETSKKGQVAAVSKTVRSKDTGISEESNGISSTMGIMKMMGLRNSTKHDDRYKNLKMLFPYEEFLKFFQCEVFDLSPRGLVNCGNSCYANAVLQSLTCTKPLVAYLLRRSHSRSCSGKDWCLMCELEQHVMMLRESGGPLSASRILSHMRSINCQIGDGSQEDAHEFLRLLVASMQSICLERLGGETKVDPRLQETTLVQHMFGGRLRSKVKCLRCDHESERYENIMDLTLEIYGWVESLQDALTQFTRPEDLDGENMYRCSRCAGYVRARKELSIHEAPNILTIVLKRFQEGRYGKINKCISFPEMLDMIPFMTRTGDVPPLYMLYAVIVHLDTLNASFSGHYISYVKDLRGNWYRIDDSEIHPVPMTQVMSEGAYMLFYMRSYPRPQRGEHNGKAPVHHSQPRNEMKEQRKPVNRFKPRADHKNTESSSSEWSLFTSSDEASFTTESTRDSFSTIDYTDVCHVVDSSSPFAIFNNVYHNVEPSPHNTVACRMFSGTKPETRYFVEQETNHNNTVVLDATPSLYPIPAPYPPHDYYDQSMYVNYETNPEFNNGQDQDRTYSYW
- the CAT8 gene encoding cationic amino acid transporter 8 (cationic amino acid transporter 8 (CAT8); FUNCTIONS IN: cationic amino acid transmembrane transporter activity; INVOLVED IN: transport, amino acid transport, transmembrane transport; LOCATED IN: intracellular membrane-bounded organelle, plasma membrane; EXPRESSED IN: 25 plant structures; EXPRESSED DURING: 13 growth stages; CONTAINS InterPro DOMAIN/s: Cationic amino acid transporter (InterPro:IPR015606), Amino acid/polyamine transporter I (InterPro:IPR002293), Amino acid permease domain (InterPro:IPR004841); BEST Arabidopsis thaliana protein match is: cationic amino acid transporter 5 (TAIR:AT2G34960.1); Has 31846 Blast hits to 31753 proteins in 2313 species: Archae - 496; Bacteria - 26086; Metazoa - 1876; Fungi - 1926; Plants - 406; Viruses - 0; Other Eukaryotes - 1056 (source: NCBI BLink).) — its product is MIPASMEEAHQLESRSDDLSQRRSYWRWRKQDFFPEFSFQSFSTYKSALSATCPRLADRLLSRSSDAYELDAARRESENPMRRCLTWWDLLWLSFGSVVGSGVFVITGQEARVGAGPAVVLSYAISGVSALLSVLCYAEFGVEIPVAGGSFSYLRVELGDFIAFIAAGNILLEAMVGAAGLGRSWSSYLASLVKNDSDYFRIKVDSFAKGFDLLDPVAVAVLLVANGIAMTGTKRTSWLNLITSMVTVCIIVFIVVVGFTHSKTSNLVPFFPYGAKGVVQSAAVVYWSYTGFDMVANMAEETEKPSRDIPIGLVGSMSMITVVYCLMALALTMMVKYTEIDANAAYSVAFAQIGMKWAKYLVGICALKGMTTSLLVGSLGQARYTTQIARSHMIPPWFALVHPKTGTPIYATLLVTILSSIISFFTSLEVLSSVFSFATLFIFMLVAVALLVRRYYVKDVTPEAGLLKFLGFLFLIIASSIGVSALWNSGVKGWIAYTVTGVIWFIGTLGLALLPKYRVPKVWGVPLVPWLPSFSIAMNLFLIGSLGYVAFLRFIICTMVMLLYYLFVGLHATYDVAHQPLEEAKFEGER
- the UBP15 gene encoding ubiquitin-specific protease 15 (ubiquitin-specific protease 15 (UBP15); CONTAINS InterPro DOMAIN/s: Zinc finger, MYND-type (InterPro:IPR002893), Peptidase C19, ubiquitin carboxyl-terminal hydrolase 2, conserved site (InterPro:IPR018200), Peptidase C19, ubiquitin carboxyl-terminal hydrolase 2 (InterPro:IPR001394); BEST Arabidopsis thaliana protein match is: ubiquitin-specific protease 18 (TAIR:AT4G31670.1).) → MLEPRGADIPILFLVLVVLPVVAYILLGKWSNISEKRVRANLLAQMAAEEALRAETVVNADRGVRFESVATENRAQRTRTKTVSAGGGAVRAEFDAGARETVAEQRSDSVTATCGVTVVAPVNNNELHVCARCFGPAKTRCSRCKSVRYCSGKCQIIHWRVAHKDECVPVESCSSSSERVSFEKDSVLYDHGMDSTMYSNNTTQAAKGKTSKSSVDFASLGISQNDITPQINTQGRKSVGKQHSSKANRESCRRDSATVFDSSDEAASAGGDNKTSHIKHKSRGNSYAAETNPRRHSVDSSAVQMNGQSFVSGMQESHKHENNLGVRSSFGCPNTQYPSNGTRTATLPRTGINKSGEQSCTETSKKGQVAAVSKTVRSKDTGISEESNGISSTMGIMKMMGLRNSTKHDDRYKNLKVSSLMLFPYEEFLKFFQCEVFDLSPRGLVNCGNSCYANAVLQSLTCTKPLVAYLLRRSHSRSCSGKDWCLMCELEQHVMMLRESGGPLSASRILSHMRSINCQIGDGSQEDAHEFLRLLVASMQSICLERLGGETKVDPRLQETTLVQHMFGGRLRSKVKCLRCDHESERYENIMDLTLEIYGWVESLQDALTQFTRPEDLDGENMYRCSRCAGYVRARKELSIHEAPNILTIVLKRFQEGRYGKINKCISFPEMLDMIPFMTRTGDVPPLYMLYAVIVHLDTLNASFSGHYISYVKDLRGNWYRIDDSEIHPVPMTQVMSEGAYMLFYMRSYPRPQRGEHNGKAPVHHSQPRNEMKEQRKPVNRFKPRADHKNTESSSSEWSLFTSSDEASFTTESTRDSFSTIDYTDVCHVVDSSSPFAIFNNVYHNVEPSPHNTVACRMFSGTKPETRYFVEQETNHNNTVVLDATPSLYPIPAPYPPHDYYDQSMYVNYETNPEFNNGQDQDRTYSYW